From the Devosia sp. FJ2-5-3 genome, the window CTTCGCCGAGGCCATGGCGTTTGAGAGGGCGCTCTTCCTTGATCTGCGAAGCTCCAGGCAGGCCGCCGCGCTTCGGCACGTTTTCCTCGCGGAACGCACCCTGCTCCGGCCTGCCGAATTGCAGGGCGTCGACACAATCGCGATCGAGCATGTCGGTGTCGTCGGCGGCGGCACCATGGGCATCGGCATAGCCGCGGCTTTCCTTGATGCCGGCTTAAGCGTGACACTGGTTGAACGGAACGACGAGGCGGCCGGGCTCGCCGGGGCAAATCTGCGGGCGCTCTATGGCTCAACCGTAAAGCGCGGCCGGCTGAGTGCGGAACAAGCCGCGGAGAGGCTCGCACGATGCGTTACCATTTCGGACATGAACGGCCTCGCCCACGCCGATCTGGTGATTGAAGCTGTCTTTGAGGACATGGCCGTCAAGCAAGCGCTCTTCGAGCAGCTCAACAGCACCTGCCGGCCTGACGCGATCCTTGCGACCAACACGTCCTACCTTGATCCGCGAGAGATCTCCGCGCCCCTCGCCCGTCTCGAGCGCTTCATCGGGCTGCATTTCTTCGGCCCCGCCAATGTCATGAAACTGCTCGAGATCGTTCCGCTCGCGCAAACGGACGCCGTCATAATCGCAACCGTGACCGCGCTGGCCCGGCGGCTCGGCAAGATGCCGGTCTGCGTGGGCATTTGTGAAGGATTTGTCGGCAACCGCATCCTCAAGCGCTATCGCGCCGCTGCGGAAAATCTGGTGCGACGCGGGATCCCGATCGCCGAAGTCGATACCGCAATGCGCGAATACGGATTTGCCATGGGGCCGTTCGAAGCCCAGGACCTCGGCGGGCTGGACATCGCATTCGCCCAGCGCGAAGGCGCGCGCGCGGCCGGCAAGCCCGTTGCCGAAACGCTGGGCGACATCCTGGTGCGGGCCGGGCGAAAGGGTCAGAAGGTCGGCGCCGGCTGGTACGACTATGCGTCGGACAGCCGGACCCCCATCATCTCCCGGGCCGTGGTGGAATTGCTTGCGGGTTCAGTCATTGCGGGCGAAACGCTCGGCCACGAGCAGATTGCCGATCAGCTCGTGAGCGAGATGGCGTCCGAAGGAGCCCAGATCCTTGCCGAAGGGATCGTGCGCCGCTCCTCGGACATCGACCTCGTGGAGATCCACGGCTTTGGCTTTCCTCGCTGGCGCGGCGGGCCAATGTTCGCGGAGGCGTCCCGGACAGCCTGAACCAGAGCGGCGGGAAGGCGCATCACGGGGCTGTCGGCCCGGCGCTCCCGCCTCTTCCCACCTGTGGCAAGCCATGCGCCAGTCTCGTCAGGGGAGAAAGCTGCGGCCCTGCTGCGGGTGCCGCTCAGGCGCCATCAAGACCCGCCGTACCGGTTGAGTTGCTCGTGCGCGGTCAGGATCACCTGACCGTCCGAGCTGCCCAACCCGTCCTGCATGTATGGCGTCATCCGCAATACCAGATTGCGCGGCCCCGGATCATCCGGTTTTGTCTGATCCGACAGTGCTGTCTTCGCCGTCGCGCCGATCTGATCGTCGCAGGCCATCGCTGCGCCCAGCGACAAACCAAACGCGATTTCCGCCGCGGCGAACGCCCGGCCAATTGCTAATCTGCTCATTGCATTCTCCATAATTTCCACTGCCGCCTGCGACTTGAAATCGTGCGGCAGGGATCAGCGAGCGCGGTTGGGTTTCTCGGTGACCGTGAACGCGAAATGAAAGGCAGGCAGATCTTCGCCGGGGTGATCGGCAGCGAAAGTGAGCTGGGGAACACGATAATTGCTCGGCTGGGTTTCCGTGCCTTTGTAAATGCCTGGATAGACATCGATGTAGTGGGGGCCGGGTTCTCCGGAGGCAGCCAGGTAGATGGTCAAATCCCCGCTGCTGTTGAAAGCACACACATAGCCGAGATAGGCGTTGTCATAATTCACGTGGTAGATGTTGGCTGTCTCGCTCCAGCCGCCGCCCTTGATGTGCACCTTGAAAGTCGTCCCGGCGGGCCCGCTGTCGATATCGAGCGGGAGCGCGGTGGGCGTAATCCAGTGCTGACCGGTCTGCCGATGCGCGTCGGCGGACAGGACCAAATCATGGGCGCCACCGAGATCGTCGGGCGTATCGAACGAAAATGACGCCTGGCCCTGCGCGTCCGCTATGGCCGTGCCGATGGGCGTGAACTCGCGGGTCCAGCCATTTTGCACCACCCGATTGCCGACCAGTGTCCCCCATTCGAGCTGATAGCTCTTGCCAGGCTCAAGCGCTTTGGCCTGAACGCTGACCGGCTGCCCCACGCCGGTAAATGCGGGTTCCACGATGAGATCGCCCGGCTCTGGCAAGCGCCGTACCGATGAGAGGGTCTGCTCATCGAGCGGCGGCGCCAGGACCGGCTCCCCCTCCGTCAGCTCGAACTCGGCGCGCGGGCGCACACGATCCGGGTAAGGGTTCTGCTCGGGATTGAGATAGGGATAGGTGAAGCCGGCATGGACCAATCGCAGGACCTGCGTGCCGACCGCGCCGGTAGCGGGGACGGTGAACTTGGCAGTTCCATTGGTGGTTACCGAGGACAGCCAGCCGGTAAAACTGTTTCCATAGACCAGCGTCCAGCTATTCTCCAGGTAACGCCAGCCCAGGCCATGAACTTCGACCGTGATCGGCGTTCCCAGCGGCCCCTCTTCCGGAGACAATGTCATGGTGAGATCGACGCTATAGCCGGTCTGGTTGAGCAGCCGCCGGTCCTGCTGCAGGGTCAAATCGTGTAGAAACCCGAAATCATCCGGGGTGATGAAATCCTCGGAGAAGCTGCCGTCGGCATCGGTGGTGACGACGGCGATGAGATAGGCCCTGGGTGTGAATTCACGCCCTTTGTAAAGCCCCTCCTCCACCGCCCACGACCCCTCGACCGTGTTCCAGACAAGGTCGAACGCCTCGCCCGGAGGCATGCCTTCGCCGTGTACCGTCACGGGAGTGCCCGCCGGCCCATGGGTGGGAACCGACGACATTTTTCCAACAAATCCGCCCGAGGGCTCTGCGATCGGTCGCTCCGGCCCGAGGTCAACCGCCGCCGGTGCGGATGCCGCATAAGCGCTGCTCATCAGCATTGCCGATAAGCAGAGCGCCGCGATGCGGGCGCGGACCATCATTGTTCTGCAACGATGGTGAGCTGGGAAGGCGGCGCCTCGAAGGGGATAAGGGTGACCTCCTGGTCGTCAAGGGTGGTTGCCACAACCTTGTAGGGATGACTGCCCGTGGGGTAGTCGGCCGGGATGGTCCATGCATAGGTCCAATAATGGCCGGCGGCCTGCTGTGGCGGATGGGGACCGAATTTTGGCGTGAACTCCGTCCCGTCCGGCATGACGACAACGAGCTTTTTGAGGCCTCCCTCCTCCAGCGGCTCTCCGCTCTGGGTGTCGGTGACGCGGATGCGGAAGATGACCTTGTCCTCCGGCTTGAACCGGCTCGTCAGGACACAGGGGCCACTCAGGACGGTATCTGCCTGGATAGCCAGCGGGAGGGGGGCGCCATATGCTGAGCAGGAATAGGCGACTGCTATAAAGCCTGTTGCAGCAAGGACAGCGACTGGATGTTTATCCGAGAGTTTCACGGCAACGTCCTTACCTAAAGGGTTTCAGGGGAAGTGAAGTGAAGCCGGTGCGTGTCGGAACGCGTCAACGACAGGGCCGATTATTCACATTGCCGATGATCCGGCGTCGGTCGAACGACCGATAAAGCGCGCTATCTTAGGCGCGCGGGCGCAGTGGGCTCTCATATCCCGCGACGAGCTTGACCAGATCTGCCTGCCGCTTGCTCCCGGTCTTCTCGAACAGACGCTCGAGATGGGTCTGTACGGTGCGGCGGCTGACGCCCAGCCTGCCGGCGACATTTTCCAGCCCACCATGATCGACGATCTCGGCGAGGACGCGCGCCTCGGCAGGGGTGAAATTGTAGAATTTTGCGGCCGCCGAGACCGCGGAAGTGACGTCGATGATGGTTGCGCGAACAAAGACGGCGATGACCGCTGCGGCGCCCAGGCCAATATGGCGGCGGGCGCCGGAGGTTAAGGGCAACAGATGGGTTGCGTAGGACACCCCGTTGGCGCCCGAAATGGTCAGAGCAACGCGCTCAAGCCGACTTTCTGGCCGGAAATCCAGCATGGAATGCACAGCCTGCCGAAGGTCGATCTGTGACGACTGATCCGTCGCTGTCAGGCTCTTTCCGACGAGGCAGAGCGGTTCTCCGGCCGCGAGGATCTCTCGCCCGCTCTGGTTTGAGTGTACCAACTCGCCGGCGGCATTGAGAAAGAAGACACAGGTGGAGAGCGCATCCATGGCTTCGACAAAGTCGCCGACGCGCAGATCGTGCTGATCAAGCAATCTGCTGATCATCAAGGCGCGGCGAAAATGCGGGAGGATCAGGCCGATCCTGAAGGAACAGGCGTCGTCCACCAATCCCTCATCCTCCCGGCGAACACAGGCGAGCGCAGCGGCGCCGGAGGGCGATTTTTCGAGCGTGGCGCCGATGCAGTCCACGAAACCCTGTGGCTCCACCCATTCCCGGTAATAGGCCGAGGCAAGAACTTCGGGCCACAAAGGGGAGCGCGAGGCAACCAGCACATCACCGGCCGTGGATCGAAACACCCAGGCATTGAGCGGATCGAGATGGAAGTAGTGGTTCTGATAGCTCTCCCAGTAACCGGGCTCATGCCCCCAGTTCACATTGAGGTTGAACCTGCCAATGCGGTCCGAGCTCAGCAGCGACCCAGCCGAGCAATGCATGAACGCGCAGACCTGCTGGAGCGCATCTATCCATCTCGCCCGTTTGATTGCGGCGTCGTAGACCGTTTCGATAAGGGAAGCGAACTCTTCGGCGTCGGCGCCGGACAGGGCCATCGCACTGTCTGTGTCATAGAGTTCGCCCGCCAGATGGCGATTTTCAGCATGCTCCGCAGCAATCTTGACAGCCATGAGCTTTCCTTCTCATCGGAATTCTCAAACCATGGATAGAAACAACATGCGCTGAAACTCGAACCGTCCCGGAGGTCGGGAGCCAGAATGTGGCAAGAGCGCTGTCCTGTGGGCCCTCAATATGAGCGTGTCTCTAAGGCGTTCGATGGAGCCGAAGGCGTAGTCACGGGCGGGTCACGACGCCTCCAGCCTGCTCTGCCGGTCCGTTTTCGGCCCTCCTGGCTGGCCTTCACCGATAGAGTTTTGCTAAACTGTCTCCGATACATCGCCACTCACCGAAAGAACCAGCACGGCCATGGTCGTGACAGGCTTTCATTCTTGCGACCGAGGGAGCAAAAATGAAAATGCCTTTCGTTTCGTTGCGTCCGGAAATCATGCGGACCCACGCAATGATGTTGATGGATTGGCTGGAGGATGAACGCGTCACCCGCCACCTCAGCGATTCCCCGAGCGTGTCGCGGATCATCGAACAGGCCATGGACCGGGCACAGATGCCGATCCTGACCCAGCTGTTCAATCAGGGCGGCCGCTTCTTCATGGTCTACGATGCCAATGACGTTCCGGTCGGCTTCGTGCGCCTCGTCAAGACCGATGCCGATTGTGAAATCGTCCTGGTCATCGGTGACCATGCCTCCTGGGGGCGCAGGCTCGGCGCCAGTGCGCTTCGCGAAGGGCTGAAGATCGCCTTTCTGGAAATGCGCGCCCGCACTGTCATCGCCAAGATCCACAAGGACAACACGCGCTCACGAAAGGCCTTCGAACGCTGCGGGTTTGTGCTCGGCAGCGAGACGCCCGCCCTCGTGTCGCTGTCGATGAGCGTCGGGCGCTATCTCCGCCTCCTCCGCACCGGCGCAATGGCGGCGTCAGGCGATATCTACATAACGGAGACGGACAAGGCCCGCCTCGAAAGCCTGATCTGGATTGAGCAGGGGCCGGCGCGTGTCGAGCTCGAACACGAGATTGAGCGGGCCATCGTGGTCGAGCCCGAGGCCGTGGCGCGGGATGTCGTGACCATGAATTCCCGGGTGGTCCTGCATCTGGACGACGACAAGACCGAAGTGGCCCTCGTCTACCCGCAGGACGCCAACGACACCGCTGGCAAACTCTCGGTGCTGTCCGAAGTCGGCGCGGCGATACTGGGTTATCGGGAGGGCGGCGCCGTCGACCGGACAATTTCGGACCGCACCCGTCGCATCCGCATCGAGAGGGTCATCTATCAGCCCGAATGCGCTGGAGATTTTCATCTCTAGGCAGCGGCGCGCCACGTTAAAACCAGCCCAGGGCCGGGATCAGTCCCGGCCCCGGTGCCATGCTTATCGGGCGGCGGCGCGGGCGGCGTCCAGCCAGCCATCGACCGTTTCGCGGTTGTCGGCGATCCAGGCGCTTGCCTGGGCTTCGATATCGCCATCGCCCGCATTCATCGCCGCGTTTTGCGCGTAGACGTCCGCAATCGGGATTTCGGCGTTTTCAAGCAGGGCGCGTACGGCCGGATTGTCCTCGAGGAAGGCCGAATTGACCACGGCATCGATGGTGTTGGCCGGGAAACCCAGGATGCAGGGATCGCTGACGCAACCCACGATCCCCTCGCCTATCGCGGCATGGGCCAGATCGGCCATGTCTGCGGGCAAGTTCACTTCCGGCACATTGATCCAGACGACATCCTCGCCCGGCACCAGCTCGTTCACGGTCCAGTTGGGCGTCCAGGTATAGAACAGGATGGGACTGCCGGTTTCATAAGAGGCAACAGCATCGGCCATGGCCGCGGGATAGCCAGCCTTGATCAGATTGATGTGCTCGTTCAGATCATAAGCATTCATGTGATGCTCGATGTTCAGTTCACATCCCCAACCGGGCGGGCAGGCAACCATGTCGGCCTTGCCATCGCCGTCGCGGTCGAATGCAGCCTTGACGTCATCGCGCTTGAAATCGTCAAGCGAGGTGATGTCCATGGCCTCGGCAGTGGCCTTGTCGACCAGATAGCCTTCAATGGCACCACCGCTGACGACGGACGGGATGATCTCGGCGGCGCCTTCAAATGCGCTCTTATAGGGGTTGTGGATGGGGAACCAGCCATCGACCCAGAGCGTCACGTCGCCATAGCCGACCGATTGGTAAAAGGCAGGATTGTCGAGCGTCAGCACGTCGCCGATGGAATAGCCGAGCTCCCCAAGGAGCTGGCGATAGATTTCGGTATAGAACCAGCCGGTATCCCAGGTCGGCTGCGCCATGATGATCTCTGTGCCATTGCCGGGCTGTTCCTGCGCATGGGCAGGAGCGCTCAGGACCGTGGAGGCCAGCATCAGGACGGCGCGGTTCGGAATTGTCTTGAGACGGAACATTGCTGTTTTTGTCTCCTTTGTTTTGCTTTTCGTGGATCCGCATAATGGGCGGAGGCGAAAGGGGGATCGTCCCCAAAGATACGGCCCGGGGATCAGGCCGCTTTTCCGTTCAGGGCCGGCGCTGCAGCGCCCGGCCGGAACATGGAAATCAGTGTCTGGCGCAGCGAAACCGCCGGCACATTGCCCTCGGCGCCGAAGCCCTGGGTGATCCGATCGAGAACGATGGCGAGGATCACGATGCCGACGCCGCCGGCGGTCGCCTGACCCACGTCGAGCCGACCGAGGCCGGTATTGACCACGAGCCCAAGCCCACCCGCGCCGATCAGCGCCGCGATGACCACCATGGAGAGCGCCAGCATCAGGGTCTGGTTGAGGCCAGCCATGATGGTGCGCATGGCCAGCGGCAATTGCACGTCGACCAGGGTCTGCAAGGGCGTCGAGCCAAAGGCGTTTGCGGCTTCGATCAGGTCGCCCCGCACATTGCGGATGCCCAGATTGGTCAGGCGCACGATGGGCGGCAGGGCGAAGATGACGGTGGCGATGATGCCAGGGGCCATGCCCACGCCGAAGAGCATGACGATGGGCACGAGGTAGACAAAGCTCGGGATGGTCTGCATCACGTCGAGCGTCGGGCGCAGGACTTTCCAGGTCAGGTCATTGCGCGCCGCCAGGATGCCGAGCGGTATGCCGATCACGGCACAGAACAGCACCGAGGTGATGATCATGGCCAGCGTCGTCATGGTCTGGGCCCAGAGCCCGATCATGTCGATGAACAGGAAGCCGACGATTGTGAAGATGGCCATGCCGCGGCCGGCAAACCTGAACGCCAACAGCGCAAAGATTGCTGTCGTCGCCAGCATGGGCACGAAGGCGAAAAAGGCGTCGAGCCCATTCAGGACCTGTGAAATGGGCAGCTGGACGGCGCGAAAGAAGGGCCGGAAATTGGGCACCAGCCAGCCGCGGACAAAAACATTCACCCATTCGTCGAATGGGATGACGAGATAATCGGACGGGCTCATCGCACGTCTCCTCTGTTGGTGTGCACTCGGGCGCCCTAGTGGGCAGCCTCGGGCTGGATCTCTGGGGCAGCGCCTGATTTGTCCGGCTCCGCCTGATCCCCGGACAATTGCGCGAACACGGCCTCGGGCTCGACCACACCGACAAGGCGATTGTCTTCGTCGGTCACGGCGATAGGCAGGCCGGCGCTGGCAGCGCCATAGAGATCGGACAATTGCGTGTCTCGATCGGTCGTCGGAAAATCGGTGACCATCACATCGGCAAGCTGAACGTCCGCCTCGCCACTGTCGCGGTCTGCCGATGCGGCCTGCTGGTAGGTCACGACGCCGGCGATCTGGTCGCCATCCATGACGTAGACCGAATTGCGGTTCTGATCTTCCATGTGCCGCACCGCATCGCCGGCGGTGTCGGTCTCGAGCTGCATGACGGCCGCTTCGCACGCCACCGTCTCGGCCGTGAACACGCGGCCGCGGTCGATATCGGCGACAAAGGCGGCGACATAGTCATCGGCAGGATTGGAGACGATGTCCTGGGCGGTGCCGATCTGGACGATGCGACCGTCCTTCATGATGGCGATCCTGTCGCCGAGTAGAAGCGCCTCGTTGAGATCGTGGGTGATGAAGATGATGGTCTTTTTCAGCGTTGCCTGCAGCGCCAGCAATTCGTCCTGCATTTCGCGCCGGATCAGGGGGTCGAGCGCGCCGAAAGGCTCGTCCATCAGCAGGATTTCCGGATCGGTCGCCAATCCGCGGGCCAGGCCCACGCGCTGCTGCATGCCACCAGACAGATCGGACGGCTTGCTGTTGGCCCAGGAGCCGAGGCCCACCTGCTCGAGTGCCACGAGGGCCCTGGCATTCCGCTCCGCCGCCGGCACGCCCTTGATCTTGAGACCATAAGCGGCGTTTTCCAGGATGGTGCGGTGAGGAAAGAGCGCAAAGTGCTGGAAGACCATCGCCACCTTGTTGCGCCTGATGTCCCGCAGCTTGGCGGGCGAGCAGGAGGCGACATCGTCGGCATCGATCAATATCGCGCCGCTGGTGGGGCGAATAAGTCCGTTCAGCATGCGGACCATGGTAGATTTACCCGAGCCCGAAAGGCCCATCACCACGAATATCTGGCCCTCTTCAACTTCGAAGCTGGCCTCCTGTACCCCTATCGTCTGCCCTGACGACTGAAAGATGGACTCCTTGGTCTGGCCTTCCCGCAGGAGGGAGAGGGCGAGATTGGGTTGGTCACCAAAGATCTTGAAGACCTTCTGGACCCTTAATTTGGCTGTCATAAGACCTCGTGTCTTGATGACGCAAGAACAGAAAAAACAAATCGATCAATATTCTTGCGTTTCTTTAAAATACAAAACAACCCAGGCCCAAAGGAAAAACTCCCTTGGACACAATTGGCTGACTATGTGGCGTGTTGAGAGCAGGGTATGGCAGCAAGGATGACATTTCAACCACAAAAATAACAAACTGTGGATTGGAACCATCCAAAACCCGACTTTGAAGCGTGCGCTTTGCGCCGGAAATTGCCGGGATAATCCTTGAAAATCCGACGTTTCATCTGACACCCGCGGCGCAAGATCAACGGCGACGGAACAGGCCGCATTCCGCGGTTACGGCACGGCCCAAAACACCGCTCCGCGGATAAATTGTGGGACAGTGGGCATCAATTAAAACAAAATTAATTGTAGGTGCACCATCCTCATTAAGCACGGCGAAGCTCCGTTGCTTGATTTTTCCAGGAAGGAAAGCACCACACATGGGTTCCGATATTTCTCTCTCGAAGGCCGTTCGCGCGAACCTTCTGAGCCTCCAGAACACCGCCGAAATGATGAACAAGACGCAGAACCGTCTTGCCACCGGCAACAAGGTGAACTCTGCGCTGGACAACCCGTCCAACTTCTTCACCGCTTCGGCCCTCAACAGCCGCGCCGCCGACATGAGCAATCTGCTCGATTCCATGGCGTCGGGCATCAAGGTCATCGAGGCTGCCAACAACGGCATCACCGCGCTGACCAAGAACCTCGAATCCATGCAGTCGACCCTGCGTCAGGCTCGCCAGGACAAGTCGTTCCAGACCCAGTCGTTCGAAGTGAACGACAACACGGTTCTCAAGCTTGGTGGCGGCCAGTTCAGCGACAGCGTCAGTGAACTCAGCCTTGCCACGGCAGCACAGCCCGGCAAGCAGGCCAAGATCACGACCACCGGCACCTCGGCCTTCCTCGGCCCGCAGTCCTCGACTGCCGGGACAACCGGCGCCGGCGCTCGTTCCGTCATCAGCCTCACCCCGGGTGCCTTCTCGGCCGGCGACGTGTTCAAGGTTGCAGGCATCGACGTCACTGTTGCCAATACCAATGCCGACGCGGCAATCACCGCAGAAGACGTTGCCGCCAATATCCGCACTGCCCTTGACGACAGCGCCGTAGCTGGCCAGTTCGTGGTCAGCCTCGGCACCGGCGACAATGATGGCAAGATCATCATTGAATCCGTCAACACCTCGGCCGCCGCCGCTTCCGTCGACTTCGACCCCGACAGCGATCCGTCGACCGGCGTGGGCGCAGCCACGATGGGCAAGACGACCTTCAACTACTCGGCCGTCACCACCAGCATCACAGTGGGCGACAACACGGTCGAGACCGGCGTCAGCTTCGACACCTTCGTCGCCAATCTGAAGGCCGGCGAAAAGGACGGTGGCTACAAGGTCGATTTCGACACCACCAGCAAGCAGATCACGCTCACGAGCACCCAGTGGGGCGGCGCTCCGCCCGAAGTGACCGGTGTCGCGACCTATTCTGCCGAGGTGCCCGCCACCAAGGCCGTCACGACCTTCCAGATCGCCTCCGCTGGCGTCGGCACCTCTGCCGAAACCACCTTCCAGCTGCAGGTTGATGGTTCGGGCGATCTGCTGAACGACCAGGAACTGGAAGTCGGCGACTATGACGACCCGGTGGTTCTGACCGCCGGCATGGATGCCGCCGCGATCAAGCTGGCCTTTGAAGATATCATTGGTGACGACTACGACGTTGAGGTCGATGCCGATCTCAATGTCACGCTGACCGGTAAGGAAGTTGGCGGCGCGGCGCTGACCGTAACGTCCGATCAGGCTGAAGTGACCGGTAACGACGCATCGATCACCGGGGCAGGCGGCGTAGACTTGGGCGCTCTGGCCGACCTGAACGCCTATAGCGGCGTCGCCATCTCCATCGATGATGGCACGGGCGCCGTGTCGCACACGATCAGCAACGGCAATACCTTTGCCGACCTGAAGACCGCGCTTGAAACTGGTGGCAAGTACACGGTGAC encodes:
- the proX gene encoding glycine betaine/L-proline ABC transporter substrate-binding protein ProX — encoded protein: MFRLKTIPNRAVLMLASTVLSAPAHAQEQPGNGTEIIMAQPTWDTGWFYTEIYRQLLGELGYSIGDVLTLDNPAFYQSVGYGDVTLWVDGWFPIHNPYKSAFEGAAEIIPSVVSGGAIEGYLVDKATAEAMDITSLDDFKRDDVKAAFDRDGDGKADMVACPPGWGCELNIEHHMNAYDLNEHINLIKAGYPAAMADAVASYETGSPILFYTWTPNWTVNELVPGEDVVWINVPEVNLPADMADLAHAAIGEGIVGCVSDPCILGFPANTIDAVVNSAFLEDNPAVRALLENAEIPIADVYAQNAAMNAGDGDIEAQASAWIADNRETVDGWLDAARAAAR
- a CDS encoding proline/glycine betaine ABC transporter permease, coding for MSPSDYLVIPFDEWVNVFVRGWLVPNFRPFFRAVQLPISQVLNGLDAFFAFVPMLATTAIFALLAFRFAGRGMAIFTIVGFLFIDMIGLWAQTMTTLAMIITSVLFCAVIGIPLGILAARNDLTWKVLRPTLDVMQTIPSFVYLVPIVMLFGVGMAPGIIATVIFALPPIVRLTNLGIRNVRGDLIEAANAFGSTPLQTLVDVQLPLAMRTIMAGLNQTLMLALSMVVIAALIGAGGLGLVVNTGLGRLDVGQATAGGVGIVILAIVLDRITQGFGAEGNVPAVSLRQTLISMFRPGAAAPALNGKAA
- a CDS encoding FAD-dependent oxidoreductase, with the protein product MTLVTISRDAEIAIVTINNPPVNALSQMLREELLQTVELLGADKAVRGVVLQCAGKTFIAGADVNEFDKPPVAPHLPDVVASIENAPQPWLAAIHGACLGGGLEIALGCRFRIAARNASLGFPEVSLGVIPGASGTVRTPRLVGLAAAIEMITSGKPVPAEKALTMGLVDALVEDDLVAGAVDHLRSALKTPLPPPISERAMPRAEDLDWDAQRLAVKKRGRGEAAPLKALESIEFAATHGFAEAMAFERALFLDLRSSRQAAALRHVFLAERTLLRPAELQGVDTIAIEHVGVVGGGTMGIGIAAAFLDAGLSVTLVERNDEAAGLAGANLRALYGSTVKRGRLSAEQAAERLARCVTISDMNGLAHADLVIEAVFEDMAVKQALFEQLNSTCRPDAILATNTSYLDPREISAPLARLERFIGLHFFGPANVMKLLEIVPLAQTDAVIIATVTALARRLGKMPVCVGICEGFVGNRILKRYRAAAENLVRRGIPIAEVDTAMREYGFAMGPFEAQDLGGLDIAFAQREGARAAGKPVAETLGDILVRAGRKGQKVGAGWYDYASDSRTPIISRAVVELLAGSVIAGETLGHEQIADQLVSEMASEGAQILAEGIVRRSSDIDLVEIHGFGFPRWRGGPMFAEASRTA
- a CDS encoding helix-turn-helix transcriptional regulator, with amino-acid sequence MAVKIAAEHAENRHLAGELYDTDSAMALSGADAEEFASLIETVYDAAIKRARWIDALQQVCAFMHCSAGSLLSSDRIGRFNLNVNWGHEPGYWESYQNHYFHLDPLNAWVFRSTAGDVLVASRSPLWPEVLASAYYREWVEPQGFVDCIGATLEKSPSGAAALACVRREDEGLVDDACSFRIGLILPHFRRALMISRLLDQHDLRVGDFVEAMDALSTCVFFLNAAGELVHSNQSGREILAAGEPLCLVGKSLTATDQSSQIDLRQAVHSMLDFRPESRLERVALTISGANGVSYATHLLPLTSGARRHIGLGAAAVIAVFVRATIIDVTSAVSAAAKFYNFTPAEARVLAEIVDHGGLENVAGRLGVSRRTVQTHLERLFEKTGSKRQADLVKLVAGYESPLRPRA
- a CDS encoding glycine betaine/L-proline ABC transporter ATP-binding protein translates to MTAKLRVQKVFKIFGDQPNLALSLLREGQTKESIFQSSGQTIGVQEASFEVEEGQIFVVMGLSGSGKSTMVRMLNGLIRPTSGAILIDADDVASCSPAKLRDIRRNKVAMVFQHFALFPHRTILENAAYGLKIKGVPAAERNARALVALEQVGLGSWANSKPSDLSGGMQQRVGLARGLATDPEILLMDEPFGALDPLIRREMQDELLALQATLKKTIIFITHDLNEALLLGDRIAIMKDGRIVQIGTAQDIVSNPADDYVAAFVADIDRGRVFTAETVACEAAVMQLETDTAGDAVRHMEDQNRNSVYVMDGDQIAGVVTYQQAASADRDSGEADVQLADVMVTDFPTTDRDTQLSDLYGAASAGLPIAVTDEDNRLVGVVEPEAVFAQLSGDQAEPDKSGAAPEIQPEAAH
- a CDS encoding GNAT family N-acetyltransferase — encoded protein: MKMPFVSLRPEIMRTHAMMLMDWLEDERVTRHLSDSPSVSRIIEQAMDRAQMPILTQLFNQGGRFFMVYDANDVPVGFVRLVKTDADCEIVLVIGDHASWGRRLGASALREGLKIAFLEMRARTVIAKIHKDNTRSRKAFERCGFVLGSETPALVSLSMSVGRYLRLLRTGAMAASGDIYITETDKARLESLIWIEQGPARVELEHEIERAIVVEPEAVARDVVTMNSRVVLHLDDDKTEVALVYPQDANDTAGKLSVLSEVGAAILGYREGGAVDRTISDRTRRIRIERVIYQPECAGDFHL